Genomic segment of Melanotaenia boesemani isolate fMelBoe1 chromosome 10, fMelBoe1.pri, whole genome shotgun sequence:
CGAGACGCTGGGCATCCATCAGAAGAGCACCTTCTCTACCAAAGAAATCAAGCGGCAAGAGGTTTGTAATTCAGTGTTTCAAAAGTCAAGAACAGCGTCTGAAGAAAACCAAAACAGTAACTTCACAGTAACATTTATCTTTCAGGCAATTTATGAACTTTACAGGGGAGAGCAGGATCTCATTGAGGATCTTCAACTTGCACGAAAGGTTGGAAAACTTTCATCTAAATTTAGGGGGGAAATGTAAATCAAGCATTTATGCTTTCTTTCTCAGCCTTCTTTGTGATTACACTGTTGCATTTTGAACATTTAGGCATACCACGATCCGATGCTAAAGCTCTCCATCATAACTGAGGAGGAACTATCTCAAATTTTTGGTGACCTGGATGCTTATATTCCCCTGCACGAGGGTGAGCTGCAGCTTGTTACTCTGCCTTTGAAAAGTCTGGTTTGCCTTTAGCCACTGTGTCTGATATTGTGAGTTTTGTCTGCAGACTTACTTATAAAGCTGACACAGGGAACTGGCCCTGATGGGACAGTAGCTCAGATCGGACAGATAGTAATAGACTGGGTATGTATTGAACCCTTAACAGCACAAATAAAAGTTATTACATGCATATGGACTAAAAGCTATGAATTTGTTTCCTTGTCTTCTTAGCTACCTGGTCTAAATGCTTATAAAAACTACTGTAGCAACCAGCTTGCAGCCAAAGCTCTTCTGGACCAGAAGAAACAGGACAGGCGGGTTCAGGACTTCCTGCAGCGCTGTCTGGAGTCACCCTTCAGCAGGAAGTTGGACCTATGGAGCTTCCTGGACATTCCACGCTCCCGCCTGGTGAAATACCCACTGCTGCTGCGAGAGATCCTCAGACACACTCCTCCGGATCACCCCGATGTTACCAACCTGGAGAGAGCTGTATGTTGCTTACTTTCATGATCATTTAATGTGGTGCCTGGCTATTATTTTGACTTTATTATGTAGTTGTTGGTGTTGTGCCAAATAGTCTTTTTCTCACTGTCCAGATCACTATAATCCAGGAGATTCTGTCTGATATTAACGTGAGAAAAGGAGAGTCTGAGTGCCAGTATTACATTGACAAACTTGAGTTTCTGGATGAAAAGCAGCGGGACCCTCTCATAGATGAGTGTAAGACCTTGCTGTGTCATGGTGAGCTGCGGACTAAAAGCGGTTCAGTAAGTTTTTCCCCTTCATTACCATCCTCATGCTGTACACTTTTCATCtacatgtttatctttttttaaacctgtgtTTAATTCTCCGTTAACGTGATGTTTCAGAGGCTGCATGTGTTCCTCTTCTCTGAGCTGCTGGTTCTGACCCGACCAGTGACGCGTAACGACAGGAGCTGCTTCCAGGTGTATCGACAGCCCATCCCGGTGCGTGACCTGGCTCTGGAAGACCTGCAGGATGGAGAGATCCGCATGGGGGGCTCCTTCAGGGGGGCCTTCACCAACGGAGAGAAGGGTGAGTTAAACAGCACTCCACCAGGCAGCTAATGCTGTTCTTCCATGGCATTACACAGCTCAACTCAACATAAATTTCCTCTGGTTTTCCATGAGCTTACACagaagtgttgtttcctgtgtCTGTCACATCAGCTTTACATTGTGCCACTACCATAAGCAAGGAAAATGATTACCTTTAGTAGTAAATTAGATAGAAAAAATAGCTGTCTTTCAAGTAGTAGTGAGTTAAGCTAAGGTTTATATTAGCAGAAATTAGAAGCCTGTCAAAATTTACACTGTTGTCTTCGGATTAGTTTGTCCAGCTCTCACCTTGGACTCCTGAAGATTCTTCAGACATTTTTAAGACCAAAGAATTTAAGGAACAAAAAtccacacattaaaaataaaaaattgtacCTGAGTGTGATTTATAACCACAGGCTCATTTTGTCCTtcccactgtttttttttttttttaataattatttttattgagcACCAGTTGTACAGTACATGTACAAAGTTGAACATATAGAGGTTAAGTATACATAGAGTAGTGCTCATATCAACATTGTCCTTCCCACTGTTTAATTCATCAGTATTTTTTAAACAGGTTCTGAATACCTCTGAACATGTCTAAGCAGTGTGTGGGAGAGATAATAAATTATCTTAAAGTAAAACTAGCCTCACCCTGAATACTTTGCTTCTTATGAAGCATTATGAAGTATTATGAAGTTACTTCTTTGAATATAACCTTTtgcttttactcattttatgTGTACAGTGTTGAACATGGCACACGCAGAACCCCAGTTTATTCCCAACAAGTGTGCAGCAGATTGTTTACTTAGTTCAACACACAAAGACTTTTGTTTATCACAGGCGCAGCACTGAATGTTTAGTaatactttacataaaataacaaGAATAGCAACATTAAGCAAAGACAAATACTTTTTCACAGTAAAGTATGCTGGAGAAATGGCTGGACCAAGTAGTTGTTGTCTacattactttttgttttttacctccTTGTGGACATCATAAACAAGctgtaaagggaaaaaaacagattcCTGTGtacctttctttttaattacaaTTTGGAATGGTTTGGGAACTGAGGACACTAATTGTTGCAGTCTGCATCTCTTCTTAGAGAGTATAAGTTTTTAGATGCTCAAAAGTTTGTTATTGGTCTGTGATTTCTGTTCATGATGCTCCATACATTTCCAATAGGAGACAGATCTATACTGTAGAACGGCAGgccaagcacacacacacacacacgccatcTTAGTGCTCTGAGGTTATTTGTGTTAAATACCTTTGCAATTTACAAGTgagattcttttttctttttttatacccaatcctgacacccttacCTATCATcaattaatctatttttttcttatttcccaACTTTTCTGAGTGTACTGCTGGAGTCAAATTttgaatttgtttaaatgttttagttgGTCCATGAAGTGGGAATGAGGTTTGGATATCAAATTAATTATGTGCTCATTTCTTCGTATGTTCAGCAGCTACTTTCTAActttatttgctgtttgttgCATAGCAAGCAATGTCCTAAGTTTTCATTAGGGGActatgagttaaaaaaaagcaataatgatgtcatgctATGGGCATTCACATCAGAGACATTAGACACTCTAAAGTAGATCTGCTGAGCCAGATGAGGTCTGTTGTGGGCCAGTCAATACATGCAAATCTGCTGAAGGAAGAACtgcaatataatatataaaaaggaaatgcacCTAATTCTGGGGGGAGTTTGGGATTTAGGACATTTTTGGATTAGAGTTGATGGTCGTTTTAGCTTTGTTTCTGTATTATGCAGCCTGAACTtccaaataatttttgtatgtttctttgctttctgtttttttagcCAAGAACATTTTCCGTGTGAGCTCCATGGATCCATTGCATTGCCAGTCCCACACCCTGCATGTCAGTGATGTCTACCACAAGCAGCAGTGGCTAAACTGTCTGCGCACCGCAATGGCCCAACAGCAGGGGGATCCACTCAGAGCTCAGCAAGGGGAATCCAAACGGGTAAAACGCAGCTCCTCTGTTATCTCAGCCAGGATCTGTGAGGAAGAGACAGACGCGAACTGTCCACCTGCCTCTGGCCATAAACTCAGGCCTCAGACACTCTCCAAAACCAGACTGGGACAGAAGTTACAAGGATCACAAAAGAGGAAGGAAACTGGAGTGTAGATGTAGAATCAGGGTTCAGACACATTCTTAGCCTGCGTTCTGTTTGATCATGTTCGTCTGTCAGCAGATTTTCTAGCAGCCACTCTTTATTATGCCGTCTTTCTAGCTGCACTGGAAAACTTTCACAATCACTTCCGTCCAGTTTTGTGTATCAAGTTTTCgtctttaaaatgtgtaattagtTTACAAAAAAAGTGTTATGTGCCACTAAATGTGTGTGGaattcagactttgtgtactttaaaataaatttaaaaaaagaaaaaactttacaCCAACTGTagctctttatttttattcaatcGTTGGTGTTTTTAAACTGTCTCAGTAAAATGTGTGAAGTTAATTTCTAATTATTATCTGTGTGAAGATAAGGAACCAGCCAACTGAAATATTGCGACATTGGTGCTGTTAACAGGAAGCAGATTTTATGACATCGAACTGAACGTGTCAGACATTTGATACAAGATACTGACCAAAACATAAGCGAGAGGACTGACAAATGCTAAAGTAAGAAAGATCTTTTCGTGGGAAACCGTATCAAATTACTGTAAATGTATTCAGTGGAAATCTGTCAGTTGGAGGGGGGAGGGGAAGTAAAACAAGGTTTGTACTCCTAGTCCTGAGTTTTACtgactgttctttcttttttttttctttttattgcaacACACTATTACTGTCCAGAGTAAACTTTGAACTGTTACTTCCTTTATCTGTAGACCTGTGAAGCAAACAGAGGGAAAgctgacatttttctttctattgaGAAATAACATTTATCGagtagttttattttctatctcaAAATTACAAATGTAAGCTCTGAAAAGGAGCCAAAATCCTCACTAGGTTCAAGACAATATCTCAATCAGAAAGCTAGCTGTTTGAGATATTGTCTTGAACCTAGTGAGGATTTTGGCCCATGTTTCTTTACTGACAAGAGCTTTGTCTAATGTTATCTCCCACCAGTCAatccctttttcatttttcctgacATGTTAAATAGTAGAAGCTACAGAAAAATTTGCACCTGcagtttatattttacatacctacaaaaaaaacatttacatgtagGTAAATTATTACTGAATATCTGTTGTGCTTCTTTCTGGTTTTTGTTTCCACAGTAAAATTGATCCACTTCAAATAACTGAAGGAGGCATGCTTAATCACTCTTGACatcatataaaataacaaaaaaaagaatttcatgAGGCACTTAAAGAAGTTAAGGCACCATTACAACTGACTTAAGAAGAATTTTTTAGAACAGATTGTTCTGAGGAGGGTCAAACAGATGACATCAAAAGGACTTCCTGGACAGCTCAGAGGAAATGTGATTCTCTCAGCAGATAGTTGCTCTCAGTTTGTAAATCAGACTTCATCTTTTGAGCTCAACAAACGTATCCAAGACTGATATTGCTATAACAACTTTACCCACACTAGTCACT
This window contains:
- the LOC121648189 gene encoding neuroepithelial cell-transforming gene 1 protein-like, translated to MDENGEVSGVMVESTKQKLRRTSSRISTTSIISATESSPQRLRINNSKKPPLQRGSSFTFLTPGTPWDFSLKRKRKEKEDDSVSLSSFDLKEPSNKRVRPLAKVSSLVNLISPSKNGAVRRFGQTMQSMSLRGDTKSPGMTLKAGSKASGPTPTKRRNSTLWSETLGIHQKSTFSTKEIKRQEAIYELYRGEQDLIEDLQLARKAYHDPMLKLSIITEEELSQIFGDLDAYIPLHEDLLIKLTQGTGPDGTVAQIGQIVIDWLPGLNAYKNYCSNQLAAKALLDQKKQDRRVQDFLQRCLESPFSRKLDLWSFLDIPRSRLVKYPLLLREILRHTPPDHPDVTNLERAITIIQEILSDINVRKGESECQYYIDKLEFLDEKQRDPLIDECKTLLCHGELRTKSGSRLHVFLFSELLVLTRPVTRNDRSCFQVYRQPIPVRDLALEDLQDGEIRMGGSFRGAFTNGEKAKNIFRVSSMDPLHCQSHTLHVSDVYHKQQWLNCLRTAMAQQQGDPLRAQQGESKRVKRSSSVISARICEEETDANCPPASGHKLRPQTLSKTRLGQKLQGSQKRKETGV